In Arsenicicoccus sp. oral taxon 190, the following are encoded in one genomic region:
- a CDS encoding phosphatase PAP2 family protein encodes MSTTETSPAPAAVLAELHGHARRWSLALAVTGFAVLLLAMVWNVLTPWGQRLDQKAFASIAITDTFRYQHLGTVLGPVEVRMLGVAFAVCAVLALIRRRLDLAAAALVVVVGANATAYLTRVLLVPRPDYGVGDLGPLNSAPSGHAVAAASIAIAIVLVTPMTMRFWVTFAAALWAAWVSLGVVVVRMNRPGDVIAALAVVAMWAGLGVGVAAVLAGRPRLRRALREFRRQVRGLGWQRERERRVASAPYGLTLLVLSGLSAVMVMGVLLVSWGVGVIATPLGILLGIGSLLTVGALVGVLVGATSRAVEKYLR; translated from the coding sequence ATGTCGACGACCGAGACCTCGCCCGCCCCGGCCGCCGTGCTCGCCGAGCTCCACGGTCACGCCCGCCGCTGGTCCCTGGCGCTGGCCGTCACGGGCTTCGCCGTCCTGCTGCTCGCCATGGTGTGGAACGTCCTCACCCCGTGGGGCCAGCGGCTGGACCAGAAGGCCTTCGCCTCGATCGCCATCACCGACACCTTCCGCTACCAGCACCTCGGGACCGTGCTCGGGCCCGTCGAGGTGCGGATGCTCGGCGTCGCCTTCGCCGTGTGCGCCGTCCTCGCGCTGATCCGCCGCCGGCTCGACCTCGCCGCCGCGGCCCTGGTGGTGGTGGTGGGCGCCAACGCGACCGCCTACCTCACCCGCGTGCTCCTCGTGCCCCGCCCCGACTACGGCGTCGGCGACCTGGGGCCGCTCAACTCCGCGCCCAGCGGGCACGCCGTCGCCGCCGCCTCGATCGCCATCGCCATCGTGCTGGTCACGCCGATGACGATGAGGTTCTGGGTGACCTTCGCCGCGGCGCTGTGGGCCGCGTGGGTCTCCCTCGGCGTCGTCGTGGTGCGGATGAACCGCCCCGGCGACGTCATCGCGGCGCTCGCGGTCGTGGCGATGTGGGCCGGCCTCGGCGTCGGGGTGGCGGCCGTCCTCGCCGGGCGGCCCCGGCTGCGGCGGGCGCTGCGCGAGTTTCGCCGCCAGGTGCGGGGGCTCGGCTGGCAGCGGGAGCGCGAGCGGCGGGTGGCCAGCGCGCCATACGGCCTGACGCTGCTGGTGCTCTCGGGGCTGTCGGCCGTCATGGTGATGGGGGTGCTGCTGGTGTCGTGGGGCGTCGGCGTGATCGCGACCCCGCTCGGGATCCTGCTGGGCATCGGCTCGCTGCTGACCGTCGGGGCCCTCGTGGGCGTGCTTGTCGGCGCGACGTCCCGGGCGGTCGAGAAGTACCTGCGCTGA
- the hemG gene encoding protoporphyrinogen oxidase, translated as MPAPTSPAPRSVPARSIVIGGGVTGLLAARRLAQAGSRVTVLESADRLGGQILTVDFAGRRCELGAEAVHLAAPAVVELVRELGLEDTMVRSNPGATWLATPRGLRRLPQGVGPSGPTQLMPVVRSGIVSVPGLARAALEPLVARRHAVPGDVSVGRFVRDRFGDEIAEAFVDPMLGGLHSGDIDRLSLRSASPQLAAVASSGRSLTLSVRARRSGPSVAPSMFATWPGGLATLTDQLLTGTEVQVRTSASASSVIRTDEGAYAVTLADGSTLVADAVVLAVNAAVAARLLAGASPEAGDALGQVRSATLASVLVAFPRAEAERCPAIRTGTGIMIPSRLGLRLKAATFVSSKWPQLAGGDTTLVRLSAGRDGSTLVADHDDEQLVAMLLADLAALTGLQAAPVATRVHRWPRTAPQLEVGHADRIGAARRALGRDLPGVVVAGASHDGAGISGCVTSATRAVASILPGATA; from the coding sequence ATGCCCGCCCCCACCTCGCCTGCCCCCCGGAGCGTCCCGGCTCGCTCGATCGTCATCGGCGGCGGGGTCACCGGCCTGCTCGCCGCCCGCCGGCTCGCCCAGGCCGGCTCCCGCGTCACCGTGCTGGAGTCCGCCGACCGGCTCGGCGGCCAGATCCTCACCGTCGACTTCGCCGGGCGCCGCTGCGAGCTCGGCGCCGAGGCCGTCCACCTCGCCGCCCCCGCCGTCGTGGAGCTGGTGCGCGAGCTCGGCCTCGAGGACACCATGGTCCGCTCCAACCCCGGCGCGACCTGGCTGGCCACGCCCCGCGGGCTGCGACGGCTGCCGCAGGGCGTCGGACCCAGCGGGCCCACGCAGCTCATGCCGGTGGTGCGCTCCGGCATCGTCTCGGTGCCCGGCCTCGCCCGCGCCGCCCTCGAACCCCTCGTCGCGCGGCGCCACGCCGTCCCCGGCGACGTGTCCGTCGGCAGGTTCGTGCGGGACCGCTTCGGCGACGAGATCGCGGAAGCCTTCGTCGACCCGATGCTCGGCGGACTGCACTCCGGGGACATCGACCGGCTGTCGCTGCGGTCGGCCTCGCCCCAGCTGGCCGCCGTCGCGTCCTCCGGCCGCTCCCTCACGCTGTCCGTGCGCGCCCGCCGCAGCGGCCCCAGCGTCGCGCCGTCGATGTTCGCGACGTGGCCGGGCGGCCTGGCCACCCTCACCGACCAGCTGCTGACCGGGACCGAGGTGCAGGTCCGGACGTCGGCGAGCGCCAGCTCCGTCATACGGACCGACGAGGGGGCGTATGCCGTCACCCTCGCCGACGGCTCCACCCTCGTCGCCGACGCCGTGGTGCTCGCCGTCAACGCCGCCGTCGCGGCCAGGCTGCTCGCCGGGGCCTCCCCCGAGGCGGGCGACGCGCTGGGGCAGGTGCGCTCCGCGACGCTCGCGTCCGTGCTCGTGGCCTTCCCCCGCGCCGAGGCCGAGCGTTGCCCGGCGATCCGCACGGGCACCGGCATCATGATCCCGAGCCGGCTCGGGCTGCGGCTCAAGGCGGCGACCTTCGTGTCCTCCAAGTGGCCCCAGCTCGCCGGCGGCGACACCACCCTGGTGCGGCTGTCCGCCGGCCGGGACGGCTCGACCCTCGTGGCCGACCACGACGACGAGCAGCTCGTCGCGATGCTGCTCGCGGACCTCGCCGCGCTGACCGGGCTGCAGGCCGCACCCGTCGCGACCCGGGTGCACCGCTGGCCCCGCACCGCGCCGCAGCTGGAGGTGGGCCACGCCGACCGCATCGGCGCCGCCCGCCGCGCGCTGGGCCGGGACCTGCCGGGGGTCGTCGTCGCGGGGGCCTCCCACGACGGCGCCGGCATCAGCGGCTGCGTCACCTCGGCGACCCGGGCGGTCGCCTCGATCCTCCCAGGAGCGACCGCATGA
- a CDS encoding TIGR04053 family radical SAM/SPASM domain-containing protein: MTTTVPDAAKAVRHQRHDVADKPFITIWEVTRACQLACLHCRADAITRRDPLELSLDEGKALLDQIASFPKPYPLVVLTGGDPFERPDLGELTAYGSSLGLSMALSPSATPNLTTERLGELRDAGGKAVSLSLDGAQAPTHDAFRGFEGTFDRTLDAARLATDAGFRLQINSTVTRSTVLELPRLLTTVLDLGAKLWSVFFLVPTGRGQQLQTLSPDEVEDVLHWLVDVSRFIAIKTTEAPHYRRVVLQRLDAARAGRTPEHGPLHAELTAMTRELLGDREVHERPARPPIDVNSGRGFVFIDHQGWVYPSGFLPHRAGNVRDTPLPEIYRESPIMRALRTPEQFVGKCGVCEFREVCGGSRSHAYAVTGDPLASDPTCSYVPAAALGSAAAQGGVAASAAAQMRAHAH; the protein is encoded by the coding sequence ATGACCACCACCGTCCCCGACGCCGCCAAGGCCGTCCGCCACCAGCGGCACGACGTCGCCGACAAGCCCTTCATCACGATCTGGGAGGTCACCCGCGCCTGCCAGCTGGCCTGCCTGCACTGCCGGGCCGACGCCATCACCCGCCGAGACCCGCTCGAGCTCAGCCTCGACGAGGGCAAGGCGCTGCTCGACCAGATCGCGTCGTTCCCCAAGCCCTATCCCCTCGTGGTCCTCACCGGCGGCGACCCCTTCGAGCGGCCCGACCTGGGCGAGCTGACGGCATACGGCAGCTCCCTCGGGCTCTCGATGGCGCTGTCCCCGTCCGCGACCCCCAACCTCACCACCGAGCGACTGGGCGAGCTGCGCGACGCCGGGGGCAAGGCCGTCTCACTGTCCCTGGACGGCGCGCAGGCGCCGACGCACGACGCGTTCCGCGGCTTCGAGGGCACCTTCGACCGCACCCTGGACGCGGCCCGCCTGGCCACCGACGCCGGCTTCCGGCTGCAGATCAACTCCACCGTGACCCGGTCCACCGTGCTGGAGCTGCCGCGGCTGCTCACCACCGTGCTCGACCTCGGCGCCAAGCTGTGGAGCGTGTTCTTCCTCGTCCCCACCGGCCGCGGCCAGCAGCTGCAGACGCTGTCGCCCGACGAGGTGGAGGACGTGCTGCACTGGCTCGTGGACGTGTCCCGCTTCATCGCCATCAAGACCACCGAGGCACCGCACTACCGGCGGGTGGTGCTGCAGCGCCTCGACGCCGCCCGCGCCGGACGCACCCCCGAGCACGGGCCGCTGCACGCGGAGCTCACCGCCATGACCCGCGAGCTCCTCGGCGACCGGGAGGTCCACGAACGCCCCGCCCGCCCCCCGATCGACGTCAACTCCGGGCGCGGCTTCGTCTTCATCGACCACCAGGGCTGGGTCTACCCCTCCGGCTTCCTCCCCCACCGGGCGGGCAACGTGCGCGACACCCCGCTGCCCGAGATCTACCGGGAGTCCCCGATCATGCGGGCGCTGCGCACCCCCGAGCAGTTCGTCGGCAAGTGCGGGGTGTGCGAGTTCCGCGAGGTGTGCGGCGGATCCCGCTCCCACGCGTATGCCGTCACCGGGGACCCGCTCGCCTCCGACCCCACCTGCAGCTATGTGCCTGCCGCCGCGCTGGGCTCTGCCGCGGCGCAGGGCGGCGTGGCCGCCAGTGCTGCCGCCCAGATGCGCGCCCACGCGCACTGA
- a CDS encoding serine hydrolase produces MPAHAAAPRPGRSRSALRRALAAALPGAVVVPAVLAAAACGSSTTSVAASTVTVTAPAVTHTVAAAAGPSGVSGAGATSGRPPVTRTTTAAAPSPSVTPSATPSPTPTVTRETFDAVARDYVAGRKGLVGVVATDLATGHTVQHNPGQRCETASLVKLDVLLTLLLQRQDEGRELSSSDEELARSMITYSDNKATTTLWGRIGGDDGLREANERFGMTETEPGTSYRWGLTTTTAADQVRLVRNLVTDGPLHEPARRFALELLSQVSDDQDWGISAASPHDEAELKNGWLPLPDGWVVTSAGRVQAANGHELLMSVITCDGSSEQGSIETIEHLSALAAAALAG; encoded by the coding sequence ATGCCTGCCCACGCAGCCGCCCCGCGGCCCGGTCGCTCTCGCAGCGCGCTGCGACGCGCGCTGGCTGCGGCGTTGCCGGGGGCAGTGGTGGTGCCGGCGGTCCTGGCCGCCGCCGCGTGCGGGTCCAGCACCACGTCGGTCGCCGCCTCGACGGTGACCGTGACGGCGCCCGCGGTGACCCATACCGTCGCGGCCGCGGCGGGCCCGTCCGGCGTGTCGGGCGCCGGAGCGACCAGCGGCCGCCCCCCGGTCACCAGGACGACGACCGCGGCGGCGCCGTCCCCGAGCGTCACGCCCAGCGCCACCCCCAGCCCCACGCCGACGGTCACCCGGGAGACCTTCGACGCCGTCGCGCGGGACTACGTGGCCGGCCGCAAGGGCCTGGTCGGGGTCGTCGCGACGGACCTCGCCACCGGCCACACCGTCCAGCACAACCCGGGGCAGCGGTGCGAGACGGCGTCGCTGGTCAAGCTGGACGTCCTGCTGACCCTGCTGCTGCAGCGTCAGGACGAGGGCCGGGAGCTGAGCTCGTCCGACGAGGAGCTGGCGCGCTCGATGATCACCTACAGCGACAACAAGGCCACCACCACCCTGTGGGGACGCATCGGCGGGGACGACGGCCTGCGCGAGGCCAACGAGAGGTTCGGGATGACCGAGACCGAGCCGGGCACCAGCTACCGCTGGGGGCTCACCACGACCACCGCCGCGGACCAGGTGCGGCTGGTGCGCAACCTCGTCACCGACGGGCCGCTGCACGAGCCCGCCCGCCGGTTTGCCCTCGAGCTGCTCAGCCAGGTCTCCGACGACCAGGACTGGGGCATCTCCGCGGCCTCCCCCCACGACGAGGCCGAGCTCAAGAACGGCTGGCTCCCCCTCCCCGACGGGTGGGTCGTGACGTCGGCGGGCCGGGTGCAGGCGGCCAACGGCCACGAGCTGCTCATGTCCGTGATCACCTGCGACGGGAGCAGCGAGCAGGGCAGCATCGAGACCATCGAGCACCTGTCGGCGCTGGCCGCCGCCGCCCTCGCCGGGTAG
- the guaA gene encoding glutamine-hydrolyzing GMP synthase, which produces MSDTPHSESLQAKPVIVVDFGAQYAQLIARRVREAKVFSEVVPHTWSAEQMLAKEPSAIILSGGPSSVYADGAPRLDPALLEAGIPVFGMCYGFQAMVQELGGTVSHTGLGEYGSTQAQVLDSSSTLFNGQPQDQSVWMSHGDSVTAAPDGMRVTAATSGAPVAAFEDDQRRLYGVQWHPEVMHSTFGQRVLENFLWKGAGLTADWTAGNVADDLVERVREKVGEDRVLCALSGGVDSAVAAALVQKAVGDQLTCVHVDHGLLRAGEREQVERDFVDATGVDLIVYDAKEQFLAALAGVTDPEEKRKIIGREFIRAFEQAARDVVQDRGDDEHPVKWLVQGTLYPDVVESGGGEGAANIKSHHNVGGLPDDLQFQLVEPLRTLFKDEVRQVGLELGVPEAIVWRQPFPGPGLGIRIIGEVTAERLEVLRRADAIAREELTEAGLDRDIWQCPVVLLADVRSVGVQGDGRTYGHPVVLRPVSSEDAMTADWSRVPYDVLATISNRITNEVREVNRVVLDVTSKPPGTIEWE; this is translated from the coding sequence GTGAGCGACACCCCCCACTCCGAGTCCCTGCAGGCCAAGCCGGTGATCGTGGTCGACTTCGGGGCGCAGTACGCCCAGCTGATCGCCCGCCGGGTCCGGGAGGCCAAGGTCTTCAGCGAGGTCGTCCCCCACACGTGGAGCGCGGAGCAGATGCTCGCCAAGGAGCCGTCCGCAATCATCCTGTCCGGTGGGCCCTCGAGCGTGTATGCCGACGGCGCCCCCCGCCTGGACCCCGCGCTGCTGGAGGCGGGGATCCCCGTCTTCGGGATGTGCTACGGCTTCCAGGCGATGGTGCAGGAGCTGGGTGGCACGGTGTCCCACACGGGGCTGGGGGAGTACGGCTCGACCCAGGCGCAGGTCCTGGACTCCTCCTCGACGCTCTTCAACGGCCAGCCGCAGGACCAGTCGGTGTGGATGAGCCACGGTGACTCGGTGACGGCGGCGCCGGACGGGATGCGGGTGACTGCGGCGACCTCCGGGGCGCCGGTCGCGGCGTTCGAGGACGACCAGCGCCGGCTCTACGGCGTGCAGTGGCACCCCGAGGTCATGCACTCCACCTTCGGGCAGCGGGTGCTGGAGAACTTCCTGTGGAAGGGCGCCGGGCTGACGGCGGACTGGACCGCGGGCAACGTCGCCGACGACCTGGTGGAGCGGGTGCGCGAGAAGGTCGGCGAGGACCGGGTGCTGTGCGCCCTGTCCGGTGGCGTCGACTCGGCCGTCGCGGCCGCGCTCGTGCAGAAGGCGGTCGGGGACCAGCTCACCTGCGTCCACGTCGACCACGGTCTGCTGCGCGCCGGTGAGCGCGAGCAGGTCGAGCGGGACTTCGTCGACGCGACCGGGGTGGACCTGATCGTCTACGACGCCAAGGAGCAGTTCCTCGCCGCGCTGGCCGGGGTGACCGACCCCGAGGAGAAGCGCAAGATCATCGGTCGGGAGTTCATCCGCGCCTTCGAGCAGGCCGCGCGCGACGTGGTGCAGGACCGCGGCGACGACGAGCACCCGGTCAAGTGGCTGGTCCAGGGCACGCTCTACCCCGACGTCGTGGAGTCCGGCGGCGGCGAGGGCGCCGCCAACATCAAGAGCCACCACAACGTCGGTGGGCTCCCGGACGACCTGCAGTTCCAGCTGGTCGAGCCGCTGCGCACCCTCTTCAAGGACGAGGTCCGTCAGGTGGGCCTGGAGCTGGGCGTGCCCGAGGCGATCGTCTGGCGCCAGCCCTTCCCGGGCCCGGGTCTCGGCATCCGGATCATCGGCGAGGTCACGGCCGAGCGGTTGGAGGTGCTGCGTCGCGCCGACGCCATCGCCCGCGAGGAGCTCACCGAGGCCGGCCTGGACCGCGACATCTGGCAGTGCCCGGTGGTGCTGCTGGCCGACGTCCGCTCCGTGGGGGTGCAGGGCGACGGGCGCACCTACGGCCACCCGGTGGTGCTGCGTCCGGTGTCCTCCGAGGACGCGATGACCGCCGACTGGTCCCGGGTGCCGTATGACGTGCTCGCCACCATCAGCAACCGCATCACCAACGAGGTGCGCGAGGTCAACCGCGTGGTGCTGGACGTCACGAGCAAGCCGCCGGGCACGATCGAGTGGGAGTGA
- a CDS encoding DUF3817 domain-containing protein has product MTTRPVQGYDNPETVRKALKPFEIMAFVVGVGLLVLVLEMVLKYAFDNDVLAWWAMPHGFLYMIYLVTTFNLGTAAKWPLSRIIKVMLAGVVPFLSFVVERQVAREVHGRLAG; this is encoded by the coding sequence ATGACCACCCGGCCCGTGCAGGGCTATGACAACCCCGAGACCGTCCGCAAGGCCCTGAAGCCGTTCGAGATCATGGCCTTCGTGGTCGGTGTCGGGCTGCTGGTGCTGGTGCTGGAGATGGTGCTGAAGTACGCGTTCGACAACGACGTCCTGGCCTGGTGGGCGATGCCGCACGGCTTCCTCTACATGATCTACCTGGTCACGACCTTCAACCTCGGGACGGCCGCCAAGTGGCCGCTGTCCCGGATCATCAAGGTCATGCTGGCCGGCGTCGTGCCCTTCCTGTCCTTCGTCGTCGAGCGCCAGGTGGCGCGTGAGGTGCACGGTAGGCTGGCCGGGTGA
- a CDS encoding SURF1 family protein codes for MIRTALKPRWLGLLALVLLVVAGFVRLGLWQLDVSKDDGAKQALAHAQAQPASPLHDVIEPHATFRGAMSNRKVTVTGTYDPAGQFLVPGRLLEGRHGYWVVTPLDESATRARVAVVRGFVTDPAAAPAAPRTRTTVSGTLAPGESPSDASLPAGQRGSIDLGVLVNVWPQDLYNAFVIAQGEQPDLGAGTALQRIPPPRPESQLNWRNFAYAIQWWIFAAFALYMWWRMVRDDHRAVIRPDDPDHSPSEEDSTDDHPARAGL; via the coding sequence GTGATCCGGACTGCGCTCAAGCCACGCTGGCTGGGGCTGCTGGCCCTGGTGCTGCTGGTCGTGGCCGGTTTCGTGCGGCTCGGGCTGTGGCAGCTGGACGTCTCCAAGGACGACGGCGCCAAGCAGGCCCTCGCGCACGCCCAGGCCCAGCCCGCGTCGCCGCTGCACGACGTGATCGAGCCGCACGCGACCTTCCGCGGTGCCATGTCCAACCGCAAGGTCACCGTGACGGGCACCTACGACCCGGCGGGGCAGTTCCTCGTGCCGGGGCGGCTGCTCGAGGGCCGCCACGGCTACTGGGTCGTGACCCCGCTCGACGAGAGCGCCACGAGGGCCCGCGTCGCGGTGGTCCGCGGCTTCGTCACCGACCCGGCGGCCGCGCCCGCGGCACCGCGGACCCGCACCACCGTGTCCGGCACCCTCGCCCCCGGCGAGTCGCCGTCGGACGCGTCCCTGCCCGCCGGCCAGCGCGGCTCGATCGACCTCGGCGTGCTGGTCAACGTGTGGCCGCAGGACCTCTACAACGCCTTCGTCATCGCCCAGGGGGAGCAGCCGGACCTCGGTGCGGGCACGGCGCTGCAGCGGATCCCGCCGCCGCGCCCGGAGTCCCAGCTCAACTGGCGCAACTTCGCCTACGCCATCCAGTGGTGGATCTTCGCCGCGTTCGCCCTCTACATGTGGTGGCGGATGGTGCGAGACGACCACCGGGCCGTCATACGGCCCGACGACCCCGACCACTCGCCGTCCGAGGAGGACTCGACCGATGACCACCCGGCCCGTGCAGGGCTATGA
- a CDS encoding YncE family protein, which translates to MKLVVRHDPVFVRRRRIVGLVTLVLLALLVLGLVRACQGLTAGRDDAAASALQEQSRAFDVGSTHLVSRQTITGAINPKSVAASPTGLVLAQNMMYRHTVTAYSADGQLKATVNDAVDLGAYGVAGSRGTVKGAPVEAVWTRDGAKAYVSNYSMYGAGFEHNGYDDCTTSSTVDRSYLYRLDAASLKVDQAIQVGAVPKVVALTPNQRTVLATNWCSGTLSIVDVAQAKEVGTVAIGAHPRGIAVSPDSRTAYVAEMGGETVYAVDLESRTAKPLVKPGKGPRALVLSADGKHLYVTNNDADTLVRVDVATGRVDRSVRLADQPRSMAISTDGRALYVVSYGAATLTKVRVSDLTVQQTVATGPSPIGVAYEPTRNAVWVSCYSGSIMLLDESRAGAPAPAPKGTPSASASGPAHD; encoded by the coding sequence GTGAAGCTCGTGGTCCGTCACGACCCGGTGTTCGTGCGACGCCGCCGGATCGTCGGGCTGGTCACGCTCGTGCTGCTCGCCCTGCTGGTCCTCGGGCTGGTCCGGGCCTGCCAGGGGCTGACCGCGGGCCGGGACGACGCGGCCGCCTCCGCGCTGCAGGAGCAGTCCCGCGCCTTCGACGTCGGCTCGACGCACCTGGTCTCGCGGCAGACGATCACGGGCGCCATCAACCCCAAGTCGGTCGCCGCGTCGCCCACGGGTCTGGTGCTGGCGCAGAACATGATGTACCGCCACACCGTCACCGCCTACTCCGCGGACGGGCAGCTCAAGGCCACCGTCAACGACGCCGTGGACCTCGGGGCCTACGGCGTCGCGGGCAGCCGCGGCACCGTCAAGGGCGCGCCCGTCGAGGCCGTGTGGACCCGCGACGGTGCCAAGGCCTACGTCTCCAACTACTCGATGTACGGCGCCGGCTTCGAGCACAACGGCTACGACGACTGCACGACGAGCTCGACGGTCGACCGGTCCTACCTCTACCGGCTGGACGCGGCGTCGCTCAAGGTCGACCAGGCGATCCAGGTCGGGGCGGTCCCCAAGGTCGTCGCGCTCACCCCCAACCAGCGGACCGTCCTCGCGACCAACTGGTGCTCGGGCACGCTCTCGATCGTCGACGTGGCCCAGGCCAAGGAGGTCGGCACCGTCGCGATCGGGGCGCACCCCCGCGGCATCGCGGTGAGCCCGGACAGCCGGACCGCCTACGTCGCCGAGATGGGCGGGGAGACCGTCTACGCGGTCGACCTGGAGTCCCGCACCGCGAAGCCGCTGGTCAAGCCCGGCAAGGGCCCGCGCGCCCTGGTCCTGTCCGCCGACGGCAAGCACCTCTACGTCACCAACAACGACGCCGACACGCTCGTGCGCGTGGACGTCGCGACGGGTCGCGTGGACCGGTCGGTGCGCCTCGCGGACCAGCCGCGGTCCATGGCGATCAGCACCGACGGGCGAGCGCTGTATGTCGTCAGCTACGGGGCTGCGACGCTGACCAAGGTGCGGGTCTCCGACCTCACCGTCCAGCAGACGGTGGCGACCGGACCGAGCCCCATCGGGGTGGCCTACGAGCCGACCCGCAACGCCGTGTGGGTGTCCTGCTACAGCGGGTCCATCATGCTGCTCGACGAGTCCCGCGCCGGCGCTCCGGCCCCGGCGCCCAAGGGCACCCCCAGCGCGTCGGCGTCCGGCCCGGCCCACGACTGA
- a CDS encoding succinic semialdehyde dehydrogenase: protein MSDLATAPSATRAAAGNPVVGGAPRHTVDQAWIDEVSRQVVSDGSLPPATLSTPLTGEALGVIAQSSRSDVEAAVRAGRMAQARWARTRLADRSAIMLRFHDLVLERQSELLDLVQLESGKARFHAFEEVADTAMVARHYARHLPGYLAGTSAQGGLPFLTMARAARRPKGVVGVVAPWNYPLSMSITDALPALLAGNAVVLRPDNRAALSCLTAVRLLEEAGLPEGVLLVVLGEGPGAGQAVVELADYVCFTGSTATGRHVARTCAERLVGCSLELGGKNPLYVAADADLDRAARGAVTAAFSSAGQLCISAERIVCHEAVADEFTRRFVALTRQLRLSVDLAYGADMGSLAGPQQLATVVEHVEDARAKGATVLAGGRARPDVGPYVYEPTVLTGVTPDMACGRGETFGPVVSIYRARDERTAIAMCNDTDYGLNASVWTRDVRRGKELARRIDAGTVGVNDGYASAWSAVGAPMGGMKQSGLGRRHGAEGLRKYTEEQTVAVQRLVPIQGPPGVDQARWTTMLSDGLRTLRSIGWR, encoded by the coding sequence ATGAGCGACCTCGCCACCGCGCCCTCCGCCACCCGCGCTGCCGCCGGCAACCCCGTCGTGGGCGGGGCGCCACGGCATACGGTCGACCAGGCGTGGATCGACGAGGTGAGCCGGCAGGTGGTCTCGGACGGCTCCCTGCCGCCCGCGACCCTGTCCACCCCCCTGACGGGGGAGGCGCTCGGTGTGATCGCGCAGTCCTCCCGCAGCGACGTGGAGGCCGCGGTGCGGGCCGGCCGGATGGCGCAGGCGCGGTGGGCGCGCACCCGCCTCGCCGACCGGTCCGCCATCATGCTGCGCTTCCACGACCTGGTGCTGGAGCGGCAGAGCGAGCTGCTGGACCTGGTCCAGCTGGAGTCGGGCAAGGCGAGGTTCCACGCGTTCGAGGAGGTGGCGGACACCGCGATGGTGGCGCGGCACTACGCCCGCCACCTGCCCGGATACCTGGCGGGGACGTCCGCGCAGGGTGGGCTGCCGTTCCTGACGATGGCGCGGGCCGCGCGCCGGCCCAAGGGGGTCGTGGGGGTCGTCGCGCCGTGGAACTACCCGCTGTCCATGTCGATCACCGACGCCCTGCCGGCCCTGCTCGCGGGCAACGCCGTCGTGCTGCGGCCCGACAACCGCGCCGCGCTCAGCTGCCTGACGGCGGTGCGCCTGCTGGAGGAGGCGGGGCTGCCCGAGGGCGTCCTGCTGGTCGTGCTGGGCGAGGGGCCGGGCGCGGGGCAGGCCGTGGTCGAGCTCGCGGACTACGTCTGCTTCACCGGGTCCACCGCCACCGGCCGCCACGTGGCGAGGACCTGCGCCGAGCGGCTCGTCGGGTGCTCCCTCGAGCTCGGCGGCAAGAACCCCCTCTACGTCGCCGCCGACGCCGACCTGGACCGCGCGGCCCGGGGTGCGGTCACGGCCGCCTTCTCCAGCGCCGGCCAGCTGTGCATCTCCGCCGAGCGGATCGTGTGCCACGAGGCGGTGGCCGACGAGTTCACGCGCCGGTTCGTGGCGCTCACGCGACAGCTGCGGCTGTCCGTGGACCTGGCGTACGGCGCCGACATGGGCTCGCTCGCCGGGCCGCAGCAGCTCGCCACCGTGGTCGAGCACGTGGAGGACGCCCGGGCCAAGGGCGCCACCGTGCTCGCCGGCGGGCGCGCCCGGCCCGACGTGGGTCCCTACGTCTACGAGCCGACGGTGCTGACCGGGGTCACCCCCGACATGGCCTGCGGCCGCGGCGAGACCTTCGGCCCGGTGGTGTCGATCTACCGGGCCCGCGACGAGCGCACCGCCATCGCGATGTGCAACGACACCGACTACGGCCTCAACGCCTCGGTGTGGACCCGCGACGTCCGCCGCGGCAAGGAGCTGGCCCGGCGCATCGACGCCGGGACCGTCGGCGTCAACGACGGCTACGCGTCGGCGTGGTCCGCGGTGGGCGCCCCGATGGGCGGCATGAAGCAGTCCGGCCTGGGGCGCCGTCACGGGGCCGAGGGGCTGCGCAAGTACACCGAGGAGCAGACCGTCGCGGTGCAGCGGCTGGTCCCGATCCAGGGGCCGCCCGGTGTCGACCAAGCCCGGTGGACGACGATGCTCAGCGACGGGCTGCGGACGCTGCGCAGCATCGGCTGGCGCTGA